GAGACTCACAAGGGGAAGGGGCTTCAGGTTCAAGCAGAGGAACCGCAGATTAACAACCTTTGCTCAGGCACAGGAATTGCTGGAGCATCAATATTTTGgctaatcatttttttctcttattttcctgGATTAAGTGTATGGAACTTCCATGGGATCCTCAGACGCTTAGGCTTCTAGAATGCTCAGGATTCATTCTTTTTGCTAGACTTCATATGGCTAACGTTTGCAGTGGAAAAAGGGCCATAGGTCTCCGGTGTCGGCTGGTATATGGCTGGGTGGTTCCTGGGCCATACCCCTGCTTCTGCACGCCCTGGGTTTCATTTTTGTCCACTCTGTATTTGTAGCTCACTCCAGTCTTTCCAACTCCCAGGTGGCTGAGTGGGGTAACTGGCAGGGGTAGTTTGGTTAATGTCAACATAAAGAGCTTGGAAGGGAAAGGGACTCgtggaacagaaaacaaatgccACATTAGTGGAAAGCTTGCTTTCATGGGGGGAAAgggctgcctcagtttcccacgaACACTAGACTCGGTAAGTAaagtgtaaatatttgttaaaggagCAAATAAATAGTCCTTCTGAGTTCTGTTTCAGTCTGCAAGTCACAGCCTTTGAGGTATCAAAGGAATGGGAGAGAGGCTGTTCAGTTTGCCCCTCTCTAATGACACTACCAACTTTAAAATGAGAACCGAGTGGTCAGAAGTtggaaaaaaataggctgggtgtggtggctcacgcctgtagtaccagcactttgggaggccaaggcagacagatcatgaggtcaggagttcaaaacgagcctgaccaacatagtgacacccagtcgctactaaaaatacaaaaaattagccaggcgtggtggcaggcacctgtaatcctagttactcaagaggctgaggcaggagaatggcttgagcccgggaggcggaggttgtggtgagccgagatcgcgccattgcactccagcctgggcaacaagagcaaaacttagtttcaaaagaaaaaaaagaagttggaaaaaaatgacaccaggccaggtgcagaggcttacttctatctataatcccagcactttgggaggttgaggcaagcagatcacttgaggtcaggcgttagagaccagcctggccaacatggtataaccttatctctactaaaaatacaaaaattagctgggcatggtggtgggcgcctgtaattccagctactcgggaggctgaggcaggagtatcgcttgaacctgggaggcggaggttgcagtgagtcaagatcgtgccactgcactccagcttgagtaaTGGgatgacactctgtctcaaaaaaaaaaaaaaaaagacaccaaataAGGAATCAGGTAGTGGATCCAGCTTCAGTTATCGCAACATCTTTCCTTAAATAAAGCATCCTTTCCTCAAAACAATAAATGCACTAATTAACTTTACATATTTTGGTCTCTTACTCTGAAAGCTGTATTCTATCACAATTCAAGTTTTCTTGCATTCTTTTCTCACCTCCTTTTTTATCTCTACTTGTACCAAAGTTTGCTTGTTTTTCATCTTATCCTAACGTCTTGTTTCATAAAGGCCAAACTTTCTTACGCTGTactgaaaacaaaaagcagatattttctaaaatcttcCCACCACTCtagtaaattattttcaaagtggGGCATCTTCTCCAAAATTGGATAATGCTTCTCTTTTTTGCTATAGAAATTTTTCCCAGGTCCCATtttgggatttgtttgttttgtgggtGTGTACTTTTACACTTTCTTGAATAGGCTCATTTCTGTTCCAATGAGGCATTTGTAAGTAGCCACTTATTAATTCAACAGATATTGATATTTCAAAAATTGATATTTGCTTATTCTATAGTGTGCaaggtgtttttaaaaagtaaattataaggccgggtgcagcggctcacgcctgtaatcccagcactttgggaggcctgggcaggcggatcacttgaggtccagagtttgagacctgcccgGGCAATGTGgtaacaccccgtctctactaaaaacaatataaaaaattagctgggtgtggtggcgggcgcctgtaatcccagctactcgcgaggctgaagcaagagaatcacttgaacctgagaggtggagctagcagtgagccgagctgCACTCTacgcctgggtgagagagtgagactccgtctcaaaaaaatatataataataataataataataataattacacacAAAGATTCATCTTCAAAGAGCTTCTGATTTACATATTTGATGATGTCAGAGAGGTATAGTAACTAGTGCAAGGTAGAAAGCTAGACAGAAGACACGGGTAGATTGctatttgtggggtttttttcacAGATATGAGTAAATCACGGTGCTGAGACAGGAAGGACTGACTCTGCGCCCAGCATGATGTTGGTCCAAGTTGGCAGCCATTCAAAGTTAAGAGCACTGAGGCTATTCTCAATTTGTATTactgttttcttcctttggaaatatgtaaaaatattaacaaacactAATGTGCCAATATTTCTAGGATGCTGGAAATTAATGATTGTAATACATTTTACATTCCATTacagtatttattaaaaatgactACATTCCATTATAATTCACTATTGCTGCTCTGCCATTTCAAAGAAGCAACAAGAATGTTGCCAATCAGcagtggaaaataaatattttctttgggtTGAATAATTtcccaaaatgttttattttccagtGAAGAAAACATGCAACTgtctactattcttttttttttttttttttttttttttgcgacggagtctcgctccatcgcccagggtggagtgcaatggcgctacctcggctcaccgcaacctccaccttccaggttcaagcgattctcctgcctcagcctccccagtagctagaattacagacgcccaccaccacacctggctaatttttgtattttagtagagatgggtttcaccatgttggtcaggctggtctctaactctaactcctgacctcaagtgatccgcccaccctggcctcgcaaagtactgggattacagccgtgagccccCTGCCCGGTCTGCAGCTgtctattttttgagacggagtcccgctgggtcgcccaggctggagtgcaatggcgcgatctcggctcactgcaacctctgcctcccgggttcaagcaattctcctgtctcagccttccgagtagctgggactacaggtgcctgccaccacgcctggctaatttttgtatttttagtagagacagggttgcaccttGTTGGTGaggttattcttattttacactGGCGTAGGTGTCTTAATCAATTGCCTTGATTATATTGTAAAAGGCAATTTAACAAAACATTATTACAGAGAACTTGCATTTTAaacacagtttttattttatttaagctcatcaaatgctttttttgtttaattaaaaaaaagagacgaaaaacattattttgattttgatatTCAATAATTTAGGCTATGACCAGTAAAAATTATATCTAATTAATACGTGACTGAAAATAGATATGAAAATGTAACTTCCAAACCCCTAGAGGGGGCGTCCACCCCACAGATCACTACAGAGATGTATGCTGTAACACAGGTGAAGAGTCGCTAGGTGGCTctgccatttttaaataaaactaaggtacacacacacacacacacacacacactaacataCAGTTAAGAAACAAAATACCCCACGCAGGGAGAACCTTTaatcaaaacaagaaagaataatCTGACATCATGGTCTCTCACTCAGAATAATTTGGAGCTATTGGGCTAAGAATTTGACTCTAAAGAAAAACTACAAAGTATGTACGGGCAAGCAATCTGCTAAAAGATAAGataaatcattatatttttaaggaCATAAATTACTAAAGGGAGACGGTTtcaaatttttcataatttattgcCATCTAGGTTCCCAGCTTTtcttttggaatttctttttagTTTAGACCTTTACATTTAAgaacaaatattaaatttttgtattataacttattttaaaatgttttccaagctgggtgctgtggctcacgcctgtaatcccagcactttgggaaaccgaggcgggtggatcatcggaggtcaggagttccagatcagcctggccaacatggtgaaaccccatctctactaaaaatacaaaaattagctgggtgtggtagtgggcgcctgtaatcccagctactcaggaggctgaggcaggagaatagcttgaactccgtaggtggaagttgcggtgagcccgagatcgcgccattgcaccctggacaacagagcaagacttcgtctcaaaaaaaaaaaaaaaaagttttccaattTCCAATTTCCTTTCATAGTTGtcatccttatttttaaaaaaaaattcatttcatttcaggccatttagaaagaaaaaaacaaacaacactggGCTTATCtaaattatgaaaacattttagatCCTTGAACCAAAATAAGACAATTAAGACAAACACTATTCTTTTCTACAGCATTTGCCAGGAGATTGAATAGAAACAGTGCTTTAAAGGGTTGACAATAATTTATTTCTGGTCCCAGAAAAGACGACTAAATAGTGACATGTGAAGTGTGATTTGCATTTTAGGTATCCAAATTTGCTGattaaatatttttggatttcATTTTCAAGAGGTGACacgccagaagaaaaaaaaatcctccaaaatACATAACTAATTTCATCATGAAAATAAATGCCTTGGAGGAGAAGGGAAGTTTCCGAATGATTAAATATTCTGAACTGCCAGTCGGCAATTGGCAAATAGAAAAAAAcgttttccctctccctctcggTTAAATGAAAACCTCAGACCTGTCACGTATTAAGAACACATTTAGGAATActtttaatagtaaaataaacaattttcatATTGTTGTTTCCAGCCAATCGAGGATGATTACGTGGAACGTGAGGTCGCCACAGTATTTTACAGGTTTTATTTGTTTCCCAGGCAGGGAGACGCATTAAAAAACTTAGCAAAAGTAGACGGCAAGTCATAGACTTGCCCGTTAGATGAGGCTGTTTTTGTAAATGAGCGCTTCTTGCACAGTTTAAATTACTTAAAACTTTGAAACTTTCGGGTTTAAAATGCTAATTCCGAAGCTACTTATTTAAATGTCTGTGAAAACATTCACCTTTATGTTTTTGAAGATAACAAATCACCACGAAAGCCCGTACAAACCGCACAGAAAACGAATAAATGCTTCCCGAATGTGAGCGAACCTACAGTTTGGTTAGAAAAACTCAACACTGATTTCCGTTCCTCCAATCACAGAATCCCCGAGGAGAAGGGGACACGCCAAGGGGGCCTGTTAATAACCTCTACCGTATACCCCAAAGCGTTGTAAATCACATCGATTATTTTCGACTGGAAGCCGATCGGTTGAGACTGGACGTGAATTCCGCGACTCGATCACAAAAGGTTAGGAGGAAAGAGGTAGAAAAGCCAAAAGGACTACTAGGCAGGTGGCCCGAGCGGCCACCCCAAGTTAACTTTTTAGAAATCATTCGTACTGTTCGGGTTATCTTCTCTTTAATATTCGTGGCTTTACTTATTATGATGTTAAGAAACGTGGGCTAGGAATGGGGTGCTGCTTTTTGCCCGAAACCTGGAGGCGCCGGCCTCCCAGACGCTCCCGGGCCCGGGCAGAGCGGCGGTAGGGGCGGGGCGGGCGGGCTCCGGGTTTGGGCGCGCGGGCAGGTGGGGCGTGGCGGGGGCGTGGAGAGCCCAGGCCCGCGGCCACCGCCCCGCTCCGGGCCGGCCCAGGAGGAGCCGCGCCGGGCTCAGTTATAAGAGGCCGGCTAGCAGGCGCTCCGCGAGCACCCGCCCGACCCCGGCCCGGAGCACCGGGCGCCCAGCGCGGGTGAAGGCGGAGCCGCAGGGTTGGCCCCCAAAGGGATGCTCTCGCCCGAGCGGCGAGACCAGCCCCGCTCGCCCCTCGCCGCGGCCGCGCCGCAGCCGCCCACGGCCGCCGACATGGCCCTCTACTGCGGCGACAACTTCGGAGTGTATTCGCAGCCCGGCCTGCCCCCgcccgccgccaccgccgccgccccGGGCGCCCCCCCGGCAGCCAGGGCGCCTTACGGGCTGGCCGACTACGCCGCGCCGCCGGCCGCCGCCGCCAACCCCTACCTGTGGCTCAACGGGCCCGGCGTGGGAGGCCCGccctccgccgccgccgcagccgccgccgcgtACCTGGgcgccccgccgccgccgccgccccccggAGCCGCGGCCGGGCCCTTCCTGCAGCCACCGCCCGCCGCCGGCACCTTCGGCTGCTCTCAGCGGCCCTTCGCGCAGCCCGCGCCCGCCGCGCCCGCCTCGCCCGCCGCGCCCGTGGGGCCCGGGGAGCTGGGCTGGCTGTCCATGGCCAGCCGCGAGGACCTGATGAAGATGGTGCGGCCGCCCTACTCGTATTCGGCGCTCATCGCCATGGCCATTCAGAGCGCGCCCGAGCGCAAACTCACTCTCAGCCACATCTACCAGTTCGTCGCCGATAGCTTCCCCTTCTACCAGCGCAGCAAGGCCGGCTGGCAGAACTCCATCCGCCACAACCTGTCGCTCAACGACTGCTTCAAGAAGGTGCCCCGCGACGAGGACGACCCAGGTGAGGGCCGCTGGCAGGTGCTTCCCAGCCGGGGAGGGCGGGCGCGGGTCGCGAGGGCCGGCGCAGGGGTCGGTGTGCGGCTGGAAGATCTGCCAGGAGTCTTCTTGTCCAGGCTGCGGGTGGGAGCGGATGGAGGAATAACCACCCAACCCAGAGGACGAAGGGAAGGAGCAGGAGATCTTCGGAAGGAAGACTCAGTGAGAAAGGAGCTTGACCTTTACATCCACATTCGCAGAGGCGGGCCAATTAGAGAAACGAAAAAAATCTGTATCCCAGAACAGAAGGCTACCCCTGGGTGGTGTTCCTTAGGCCTTTTGAAGGGAGGGTCTACTTACAAGTGAGCTCTCAGATAAGGGATGGTTATAAAGGGATCCGTGTGAGCTGGGATTTCCATCACGTTTCGCAGAAGACGCGGTGGGAGAACTGGGGTCCAGCCCGGCTGTCCCTAGGTGCACTTCCTCCTCATCGGGTTCCAGAGAGGTTCGCTGTGTCCTGAATAGAGCAAGTACGGTGCCTACCTCTAGAGATAGTGGCACGCGCATCATGAGACGGGGGTCTGGGATGGGAGAACTTTAAGCAGAGAGGTCCTGCAAATTGCAGTTTGGGTACCTTAACTagttagaaatttagaaatgaatATCCCAAATTTGCTGCGTTCTGGTCTCAGCCCAATTGCTCCTGGAGTGAGGAGGTCTGTGTTACAGTGGAGTGAGTGTTAACCTTCTCTGAGAGGTAGAGGTGGAGAAATGATTaacaagaagagagaaacagagaatccTACTTGAGGTTTTCAGAAGGAACCCAGgacaaggaaagggaaggggattgtgataggaaaaagagaaaagagatgaaACCATTTTAGTTGCACATTACAGAGATCCAGGATTTTGTGTAAATTATGTGACTATTCTGGAGCTCAGAATGAGCTCATCCCTGAAGTCACTGTAGACCAGCACTCTCCAAAGGAAATACGATACAAACTAAATAATCCAAAATATTGTTTCAacatataacaaatataaaaattactaatgagattctttgttattttctcggtactaagtcttcaaaatcccaTGTGTATTTTACACTACATCTCAATTtgactagccatatttcaagtgcccAATAATAatgtgtggctagtggctactgtattgggcaGGGTATGCAGTTCTAGAAGATGCATCCTCTTGATTTGGCTTCTGTACCACCCAAGATTATCATGTAAATTGTCATGTAAACTCCTCTAGACTTCACTCTAAAAGGTCAGGGGTCTATGGCTAGTTTTTTATCAAAAAAGTTGGTACCAACGTGGCACAATATACGTATCCAGATAGGTGGAGATATTATTGAGATTCtagttatgtaattttttttcctatgactACTTGCAGAACATGGTTCAAGTGGAGGCAGCTTAGCCCAGTGGTTAGTTAAGaatgctgaggttttttttttttttttttttttttgagacaatttcactcctgtcgcccaggctagagtgcagtggcgcaatctcactgcaacctctgcctcaccagCTCAAACAATtttgctgccttagcctcccaagtagctgggactacgggagcatgccacagtgcccggctaatttgtattttatgtagagatgggcttttcccatgttacccaggctggtctcgaactgctaagcttcaagtgacccacccgtttcggcctcccaaagtgctaggattataggcgtgagccaccgcgcccagcaagaATGCTGAGTCTTTTAGCCATTCATAGTGGTATACTCCTGTCataccagctactctgggaggctgaggtgggaggatcgcttgaggccaggaggtcaaggctgcagtgaaccaaggttacaccactgtactccagcctgggtgacagagggagaccctgtctcagagaatataaataaataaataaataatttttttaaaaatgctgagtCTGGAGCCAGCCTGTTTACATCCTGACTATCATGGCTAACTAGGAATATGACAAGTTACTAACCAGTCTGCACCCCAGTTCTCCTATCTGAAAAGTGGAAGGAGTTATATTGCCTATCGCCATAAAGCTGTGAGGAGTAGCTGAGGTTATCCGTGTAAAGCACTTACCACAAGATAAGCATTCTACAGTACTTTAAAACATTGGATTCTTTTGCCAGAAGTGAAAAAAGCTTTTGGGAGATAAAATCCTCCAAGATGATAGATCTTTTATACCTCACTTGTGGCAAATAGAACAAAACTAGCattacatgcagaaaaatgaggCCCTGGTGTCTGAAATTTATTTACCCAATGGGTGAAACATTTGCAGGATTTGTAGGGGCAGGTCCTGCCCAAAATGAGGAGGGGATGTAGATTCCAGGAGCTTCCTCATACTCAAAATTTATGCCATCCAATGCATGGTTAAAACAGTTGctcagtaataatttttttttgtcattttgaaatTGCCTTTCTCCAGTGGGGCATTTTTCTCAGAGGTGGGGAATTATGCACTTTCAACGAATAATAATTGTTAAGTGCTGTTTTTGCactgcttactgtgtgccagctaCTATGCTGAAATAGTTAATCCTCACAGTCAATCCACTAAATTAGTACTAtccttatctctattttataaataaagaaacggaggctcaattcttttttttttgtagacacgagatctcactatgttggcccagTCTGATGCTCAACTTTAAGTAGCATCAGAATTCCATGACTTTGCAAGGTCATACAATTTGGATCTAGAATTAGTGAAGGTGTTACATGATTTAATTATAAGTGTCTCAGAAATGGAATTAGGTCTTCAGATTTAAGTAGTAGACATCACCAGGAGGAGGTAAAGGTGGCCAGAACATCTTTGTTCTGGATTTTTCTCTGAAGCAAAGAGTAACATTTTCCCCAAAAGAGGATTGGTTTGAATATTAGAGTGAATTGAGCATCTTTGTCAGCATCTAATGAGAGTCTGCTCTCCTCCCAGAAATGAAGCTGAGTACACAGGCATAGAATAGGTCCTTCTCTAACTTGGTCTTTCTCATCTTCTCAGGAAAGGGTAATTATTGGACTCTTGATCCGA
The genomic region above belongs to Gorilla gorilla gorilla isolate KB3781 chromosome 12, NHGRI_mGorGor1-v2.1_pri, whole genome shotgun sequence and contains:
- the FOXI3 gene encoding forkhead box protein I3, producing MLSPERRDQPRSPLAAAAPQPPTAADMALYCGDNFGVYSQPGLPPPAATAAAPGAPPAARAPYGLADYAAPPAAAANPYLWLNGPGVGGPPSAAAAAAAAYLGAPPPPPPPGAAAGPFLQPPPAAGTFGCSQRPFAQPAPAAPASPAAPVGPGELGWLSMASREDLMKMVRPPYSYSALIAMAIQSAPERKLTLSHIYQFVADSFPFYQRSKAGWQNSIRHNLSLNDCFKKVPRDEDDPGKGNYWTLDPNCEKMFDNGNFRRKRKRRSEASNSSTVAAGTSKSEEGLSSGLGSGVGGKPEEESPSTLLRPSHSPEPPEGTKSTASSPGGPMLTSTPCLNTFFSSLSSLSVSSSVSTQRALPGSRHLGIQGAQLPSSGMFSPTSISEASADTLQLSNSTSNSTGQRSSYYSPFPASTSGGQSSPFSSPFHNFSMVNSLIYPREGSEV